A single region of the Psychrobacter alimentarius genome encodes:
- a CDS encoding endonuclease/exonuclease/phosphatase family protein produces the protein MSNMEDSGQKQFYIATANLLNFSNPDRIYYENAPAYSQRQYQHKLRGITDLLAKAHADIIAVQEVWDSQALEELAVSLGFEPKHVVAPLASNDSASAYTQGRGAQNTPAVGIISRFEQLECSLLEDILPKAVIDIPDIGLYKRFNRPPLMLRVNAYGQPITIVTTHLKSKRAFFLRDENGHLLEDMDDPNIRVRAKLRSLCMRAAEAASIRMSIIERLHHTREPLILLGDMNDVTGSVTTQLMAETGEVNYDKSMRDVALFDAARIQSRYDWMRDVAYTHIYQGMPEVIDQLFVSEEFLPDSKFSLGQVERVDYFNDHLKWDYADRVIDHGIIRAKIKLND, from the coding sequence ATGAGTAATATGGAAGATAGTGGTCAGAAACAGTTTTATATTGCGACAGCCAATTTACTCAATTTTTCCAATCCTGATCGTATTTATTATGAAAATGCGCCCGCCTATAGTCAGCGCCAATATCAGCATAAATTGCGCGGTATTACTGATCTACTAGCAAAGGCGCATGCCGATATTATTGCAGTACAAGAGGTATGGGACAGTCAGGCACTTGAAGAGCTGGCTGTATCTCTAGGGTTTGAGCCTAAGCATGTTGTAGCACCACTGGCGAGTAATGATAGTGCCAGTGCATATACTCAAGGTAGAGGGGCACAAAATACGCCTGCTGTTGGTATTATCAGCCGTTTCGAGCAATTAGAATGCAGTTTGCTAGAAGACATTTTGCCAAAAGCTGTGATTGATATACCTGACATTGGACTATATAAACGTTTTAATCGTCCGCCACTAATGTTACGTGTCAATGCATATGGTCAGCCAATAACGATTGTGACGACCCATTTAAAAAGTAAACGTGCTTTTTTCTTGCGTGATGAAAATGGTCATTTATTAGAAGATATGGATGATCCAAATATTCGAGTCCGTGCCAAACTTCGTAGTTTATGTATGCGTGCTGCAGAGGCAGCCTCTATTCGTATGTCTATTATAGAGCGCTTACACCATACTCGCGAGCCGCTAATCTTGTTAGGGGACATGAACGATGTCACTGGTAGCGTTACCACGCAGTTAATGGCTGAGACTGGCGAAGTTAACTATGATAAGAGTATGCGTGATGTTGCCTTATTTGATGCAGCTCGTATTCAGTCACGCTATGATTGGATGAGAGATGTGGCCTATACTCATATATATCAGGGTATGCCCGAAGTAATCGATCAATTGTTTGTATCAGAAGAGTTTTTGCCTGATAGCAAGTTTTCACTTGGTCAAGTGGAGCGAGTAGACTATTTTAATGACCATTTGAAGTGGGATTATGCAGATAGAGTCATTGATCATGGTATTATAAGGGCGAAAATCAAACTTAATGATTAG
- a CDS encoding TetR/AcrR family transcriptional regulator — translation MSENKDEKIEDVLVDSELAKKLVPNKFKFTSQQGRARRQKLLAGAKKLSETQAINDITLAAVCEEAGIPRASAYHFFPNIEAIFLALRFLNAIEILEIVETVDVGNYDRWQGYLTALIDQCVMIFHNDKTKAKLIYDTNTPDFEGDSFGEDMDHQIVDLVYKRLSERYEMPNFEDVQDTLLIAYSIVNAIFTLSYRRHQSITDEYIQEANTAFIAYLRCYLPEKLPRKNR, via the coding sequence ATGAGCGAAAACAAAGACGAAAAAATTGAAGATGTGTTGGTAGATTCGGAACTGGCAAAAAAACTTGTTCCAAATAAATTTAAGTTTACCAGCCAGCAAGGCCGTGCACGTCGTCAAAAACTTTTGGCGGGTGCCAAGAAGTTAAGTGAAACACAAGCGATTAACGATATTACGTTGGCGGCTGTGTGTGAAGAGGCAGGTATTCCAAGAGCTTCTGCCTATCATTTCTTCCCTAATATCGAAGCAATCTTTTTAGCATTGCGTTTTTTGAATGCGATCGAGATATTAGAAATCGTAGAAACGGTTGATGTGGGTAATTATGACAGATGGCAGGGGTATTTAACGGCTCTGATTGACCAATGTGTGATGATCTTCCATAACGACAAGACCAAAGCCAAGCTTATTTATGATACCAATACACCTGATTTTGAAGGTGACAGTTTTGGTGAAGACATGGATCATCAAATCGTCGATTTGGTTTATAAGCGTTTGTCAGAGCGTTATGAGATGCCAAACTTTGAAGACGTGCAAGATACCCTGTTAATTGCCTATAGCATTGTGAATGCGATATTCACGTTGTCTTATCGTCGTCATCAGAGTATTACGGATGAATACATCCAAGAAGCGAATACAGCGTTCATTGCTTATTTACGTTGTTACTTGCCAGAGAAGTTACCGCGTAAAAATCGCTAA